One genomic window of Fusarium keratoplasticum isolate Fu6.1 chromosome 3, whole genome shotgun sequence includes the following:
- a CDS encoding DAO domain-containing protein has protein sequence MARAPSSILIVGSGVFGLGTAYALTQRPFYSNTSITVVDDCAGQFPPEDAASVDSSRIVRADYSDPHYAALAAEAQEQWRQQGDDEVGGQGRYSESGFVLCASHPPKDFNLKKSGMDYTKESWKNVESIAQATGLPTDKIERLESTKALQEKLGTDGYPGDWGYLNGNSGWADAGKGMQWLYKRANATGRIQFVDGKVTELVTEGDRVVGAKLSDSRVLNAEVVMVAAGAWSGSLVDLRGRTEATGHAVVYMDITAEEQKALDNYPVVLNLSTGLFVIPPRNQVLKIARHTFGYINPVKITKALPPSPTDKREPFIASQPYTARNDASNPLPAEADRDLRRALKDLTPVRGLENRPWKEARICWYSDTRDGEWLIDYHPGWKGLFVATGDSGHGFKFLPNLGDKIVDVLQGQGGKLGDKWRWREIENDGVGRETDGVYKGLITEDGSRGGRPLVLCDELAKGRAPIGEPKAKL, from the coding sequence ATGGCCCGCgctccctcctccatccttATCGTCGGCTCTGGCGTCTTCGGCCTCGGCACCGCCTATGCCCTCACCCAGCGTCCCTTCTACTCAAACACCTCCATCACCGTTGTGGACGACTGCGCAGGCCAATTCCCTCCGGAGGATGCTGCCAGTGTAGACTCTTCTCGCATCGTGCGAGCCGACTACTCAGACCCTCACTACGCCGCGCTTGCCGCCGAGGCCCAGGAACAATGGCGACAGCAgggtgacgacgaggtcgGTGGGCAGGGAAGATATTCCGAGTCGGGCTTTGTCCTCTGCGCAAGCCACCCGCCCAAGGACTTTAACCTCAAGAAGTCCGGCATGGACTATACCAAGGAGAGCTGGAAGAACGTCGAGTCCATCGCCCAAGCCACGGGTCTGCCCACTGATAAGATCGAGAGACTGGAGAGCACAAAGGCCTTGCAGGAGAAGCTCGGAACAGACGGTTATCCCGGCGATTGGGGCTACCTCAACGGTAACTCTGGTTGGGCCGATGCCGGAAAGGGCATGCAGTGGCTGTACAAGAGAGCCAATGCCACTGGACGGATCCAGTTCGTTGACGGCAAAGTGACAGAGCTTGTGACAGAGGGCGACCGGGTTGTCGGCGCCAAGCTTAGCGATTCGAGGGTTCTCAATGccgaggtggtgatggtggctgCCGGCGCCTGGTCCGGCTCCCTCGTCGATCTGCGAGGCAGGACGGAAGCCACTGGGCATGCCGTCGTGTACATGGACATCACAGCGGAGGAACAGAAGGCCTTGGACAACTACCCGGTGGTGTTGAACCTGAGCACTGGTCTATTCGTGATCCCACCGCGGAACCAGGTCCTCAAGATCGCCCGCCATACCTTTGGATACATCAACCCCgtcaagatcaccaaggctcTGCCTCCGTCGCCCACGGATAAGCGAGAGCCCTTTATCGCATCGCAGCCATATACCGCCCGCAACGACGCTTCGAACCCTCTGCCTGCCGAGGCCGACCGAGATCTTCGCCGAGCGCTGAAGGATCTGACCCCCGTCCGTGGTCTGGAGAACAGGCCATGGAAGGAGGCTCGCATCTGCTGGTACTCGGATACACGCGACGGCGAGTGGCTCATCGACTACCACCCAGGCTGGAAGGGTCTCTTCGTGGCGACGGGCGACAGCGGACACGGATTCAAGTTCCTGCCCAACCTGGGCGACAAGATCGTGGACGTCCTGCAGGGTCAGGGCGGAAAGCTCGGAGACAAGTGGCGATGGAGGGAGATCGAGAACGATGGCGTGGGAAGGGAGACGGACGGTGTTTATAAGGGTCTGATCACCGAGGACGGTAGTCGAGGTGGTCGCCCCCTTGTCTTGTGcgacgagctggccaagggGCGGGCTCCGATTGGAGAGCCAAAGGCTAAGCTATGA